Proteins encoded within one genomic window of Kibdelosporangium phytohabitans:
- a CDS encoding ABC transporter substrate-binding protein, with amino-acid sequence MFGATLVFALLAAVTACSAGSSVSVPADPDAISIGFTAEPANLDFTRTDGAAIPQALLYNVYEGLVKLDAGGKIVPLLAREWTVSGDRRTYDFQLREGVKFGNGQPFTAADVKFSIDRVKTEWTISLKSKMDVVERVDVVGPAHARVVLKRPSNNWLFDMTTRVGAMFSPSGVADLAGNPVGTGPYAFATRKRGDSIVLRANPSYWGRKPTYTTVYLKYYKDPTALNNALLSNGIDVISAITTPDSIGQFETDTRFTVLQGTTNSEVTLSFNNAKVPLNDKRVRQALMYAIDRKAVMATAAAGRGTLIGSMVPPTDPWYEDLTRVYPHDPGRAKALLAEAGQPNLRLRLRVANLPYAVSSAQVVASQLADVGVNVSIEPLDFPAVWLKQVFTDHDFDMSIIQHVEARDIVTFGNPKYYWGYDNPKVKSLLAGADTGTPEQQVAAMREVARTIADDAAAGWLFLFPNLIAAKTKVTGLSGNLVSESFDLTGLGRR; translated from the coding sequence ATGTTCGGCGCGACGCTCGTATTCGCGCTGCTGGCTGCCGTGACGGCGTGCTCGGCCGGGTCGTCGGTGTCGGTGCCCGCGGACCCGGACGCGATCTCGATCGGGTTCACCGCGGAGCCCGCGAACCTGGACTTCACCAGGACCGACGGTGCCGCGATCCCGCAGGCGTTGCTGTACAACGTCTACGAGGGCCTGGTGAAACTCGACGCGGGCGGGAAGATCGTGCCGCTGCTGGCTCGCGAGTGGACAGTCAGCGGGGATCGCCGGACGTACGACTTCCAGCTGCGCGAAGGTGTCAAGTTCGGCAACGGTCAACCGTTCACCGCCGCGGACGTGAAGTTCTCCATCGACCGGGTGAAGACCGAGTGGACCATCTCGCTGAAGTCCAAGATGGACGTCGTGGAGCGGGTGGACGTGGTCGGCCCGGCGCACGCCAGGGTGGTGCTGAAACGGCCGAGCAACAACTGGCTGTTCGACATGACCACCCGGGTCGGCGCGATGTTCAGCCCGTCCGGTGTCGCCGACCTGGCCGGCAACCCGGTCGGCACCGGGCCGTACGCCTTCGCGACGCGCAAGCGCGGCGACTCGATCGTGCTGCGCGCCAACCCGTCCTACTGGGGCCGGAAACCGACGTACACCACGGTGTACCTGAAGTACTACAAGGATCCGACCGCGCTGAACAACGCACTGCTCAGCAACGGGATCGACGTGATCTCCGCGATCACCACCCCCGACTCGATCGGCCAGTTCGAGACCGACACGCGGTTCACCGTGCTCCAGGGCACCACGAACTCCGAGGTCACGCTGTCGTTCAACAACGCGAAGGTGCCACTGAACGACAAGCGGGTCCGCCAGGCCCTGATGTACGCGATCGACCGCAAGGCCGTGATGGCAACGGCCGCCGCCGGTCGGGGCACCCTGATCGGCAGCATGGTCCCGCCGACCGACCCCTGGTACGAGGACCTCACACGGGTCTATCCGCACGACCCGGGGCGGGCGAAAGCGCTGCTCGCCGAGGCGGGACAGCCGAACCTCCGGCTCCGGCTGCGGGTGGCGAACCTGCCGTACGCGGTGTCGTCCGCGCAGGTCGTGGCCTCGCAGCTGGCCGATGTCGGCGTGAACGTCAGCATCGAGCCGCTGGACTTCCCAGCGGTCTGGCTCAAGCAGGTGTTCACCGACCACGACTTCGACATGTCGATCATCCAGCACGTCGAGGCCCGCGACATCGTCACGTTCGGCAACCCCAAGTACTACTGGGGATACGACAACCCGAAGGTGAAGTCCCTGCTGGCGGGCGCCGACACCGGCACGCCCGAGCAGCAGGTCGCGGCGATGCGCGAGGTCGCGCGGACGATCGCCGACGACGCGGCGGCCGGCTGGCTGTTCCTGTTCCCCAACTTGATCGCGGCCAAGACGAAGGTCACCGGGTTGTCCGGCAACCTGGTCAGCGAGTCGTTCGACCTGACCGGACTGGGGCGCCGATGA
- a CDS encoding ABC transporter permease → MILAIARRAAIFVVSGAVASVAVFLFMAVLPGDPAQVALGINATPELIARTRAEFGTDRPLATQYFDWIGGVLTGDFGRSYVTRDLIGPQLADRLGVTLWLVGTAMVIALVIAVPLGSFAAVRHRKLSGTVISGVSQLGVAVPAFLAGILLVQVFAVQWRLLPSGGWTPPDQDFGGFLRGLTLPALALGLVQGAVLTRYVRSAVLDTLREDYLRTARAKGLRPGQALVRHGLRNAAVPVVTVLGLQLTTLLIGAVVVERVFVLPGLGSMLLDSVAARDLLTVQGIVLVLVIAALLVNFLVDLLYTVIDPRLRRS, encoded by the coding sequence ATGATCCTCGCCATCGCCCGCCGGGCCGCGATCTTCGTGGTGAGTGGTGCCGTCGCGTCGGTCGCCGTGTTCCTGTTCATGGCGGTCCTGCCCGGCGACCCCGCGCAGGTCGCGCTGGGGATCAACGCCACGCCCGAGCTGATCGCCAGGACCAGGGCCGAGTTCGGCACCGACCGTCCACTCGCGACCCAGTACTTCGACTGGATCGGCGGTGTGCTGACCGGCGACTTCGGCCGTTCGTACGTCACCAGGGACCTGATCGGGCCGCAGCTGGCCGACCGGCTCGGTGTGACGTTGTGGCTCGTCGGCACGGCGATGGTGATCGCGCTGGTGATCGCGGTTCCGCTGGGTTCGTTCGCGGCCGTGCGGCACCGCAAGCTCAGCGGCACAGTCATCTCGGGCGTGTCCCAGTTGGGCGTGGCGGTGCCCGCGTTCCTGGCCGGAATCCTTTTGGTACAGGTGTTCGCGGTGCAGTGGCGGTTGCTGCCGTCCGGTGGCTGGACGCCGCCCGATCAGGACTTCGGCGGGTTCCTGCGTGGCCTCACCCTGCCCGCGCTGGCGTTGGGCCTGGTGCAAGGCGCTGTGCTCACGCGGTATGTGCGGTCCGCTGTGCTGGACACGTTGCGCGAGGACTACTTGCGTACTGCGCGTGCCAAAGGCCTCAGGCCCGGCCAAGCCTTGGTACGGCACGGTTTGCGCAACGCCGCCGTCCCGGTGGTGACTGTGCTGGGGTTGCAGCTCACGACGTTGCTGATCGGCGCTGTCGTGGTCGAGCGGGTGTTCGTGCTCCCGGGCTTGGGGAGCATGTTGCTGGACTCGGTCGCTGCGCGTGACCTGCTGACCGTGCAAGGCATCGTGCTGGTGCTGGTGATCGCCGCATTGCTGGTGAACTTCCTGGTCGACCTGCTGTACACGGTCATCGACCCACGGCTGCGGAGGTCGTGA
- a CDS encoding ABC transporter permease, which produces MTTATKRRTPTLTVGAILIGLVVLLALVSFIWTPYDPTRVDAAVRLLGPTGDYLFGTDKFGRDLVSQIMVGAQTTLYVGVVAVGVAALIGTPLGILAAMSPRWFGEFIMRVNDLVLAFPALLLAIMFGAVFGASTWTAMVAIGIATVPSFARIARSGTLQVMSTEYVLAARAAGRSRFAIARRHVLPNIAGLLIVQSSVSFAIAVLAEAALSFLGFGTRPPTPSWGRMLQESQELLAVQPRLAIVPGIAIAIAVLGFNLLGDGLRDRLDPRLAGRR; this is translated from the coding sequence ATGACGACTGCGACGAAACGCCGTACGCCCACGTTGACCGTGGGCGCGATCCTGATCGGCCTGGTGGTCCTGCTCGCGCTGGTGTCGTTCATCTGGACGCCATACGACCCGACCCGGGTCGACGCGGCTGTGAGGCTGCTCGGGCCGACCGGCGACTACCTGTTCGGTACGGACAAGTTCGGCCGTGACCTGGTCAGCCAGATCATGGTCGGCGCACAGACAACGCTGTACGTCGGTGTCGTCGCGGTCGGTGTGGCCGCGCTGATCGGCACGCCGCTGGGCATCCTCGCCGCGATGAGCCCACGCTGGTTCGGCGAGTTCATCATGCGTGTCAACGACTTGGTGCTCGCGTTCCCCGCGTTGCTGCTGGCGATCATGTTCGGTGCGGTGTTCGGGGCGAGCACGTGGACGGCGATGGTCGCGATCGGTATCGCGACTGTGCCCTCATTCGCCCGGATCGCCAGGTCCGGGACATTGCAGGTGATGAGCACCGAATACGTGCTCGCGGCCCGGGCGGCCGGTCGGTCGCGGTTCGCGATCGCGCGCAGGCACGTCCTGCCGAACATCGCCGGTCTGCTGATCGTGCAGAGCTCGGTGTCGTTCGCCATCGCGGTCCTCGCCGAAGCGGCCCTGTCGTTCCTCGGGTTCGGCACGCGTCCGCCCACGCCGTCGTGGGGCCGGATGTTGCAGGAATCCCAGGAGCTCCTTGCCGTGCAGCCACGGCTGGCGATCGTTCCCGGCATCGCGATCGCGATCGCCGTCCTCGGGTTCAACCTGCTCGGCGACGGTCTGCGTGACCGGCTCGACCCGCGATTGGCAGGCCGCCGATGA
- a CDS encoding ABC transporter ATP-binding protein codes for MTVLAVRDLSVSVGDTELVKDVSLEIGAGERVGLIGESGSGKSLTASAVMGLLSEELDVSGSVELDSRQLLGMPERELSRLRGRAMSMVFQEPMTALNPSMQVGKQVAEVMRLHRTHQDPKAAAVELLDRVRLPDPRRAAKAYPHQLSGGQRQRVMLAIALANNPSLLICDEPTTALDVTVQAQILDLILANTRESALLFITHDLAVVATVCERVLVMYDGQIVESGMVRDVFTAPEHRYTQQLLASSDLEVTDENGRLRTVSHD; via the coding sequence ATGACTGTGCTGGCTGTGCGGGACCTGAGCGTCTCGGTGGGGGACACCGAACTGGTCAAGGACGTGTCCCTGGAGATCGGCGCGGGGGAGCGGGTCGGGCTGATCGGCGAGTCCGGCTCGGGCAAGTCGCTCACCGCGTCGGCGGTGATGGGCCTGCTGTCCGAGGAACTCGACGTCTCCGGTTCGGTGGAACTCGACAGCAGGCAACTGCTCGGCATGCCGGAACGGGAGCTGTCCCGGTTGCGCGGCCGTGCGATGAGCATGGTTTTCCAGGAGCCGATGACCGCGCTGAACCCGTCCATGCAGGTGGGCAAGCAGGTCGCGGAGGTCATGCGGCTGCACCGGACTCACCAGGACCCGAAGGCCGCGGCCGTCGAGCTGCTCGACCGGGTTCGCCTGCCGGACCCGCGACGGGCCGCGAAGGCGTATCCCCATCAGCTTTCCGGTGGTCAACGGCAACGCGTGATGCTGGCGATCGCGTTGGCGAACAACCCGTCGCTGCTGATCTGCGACGAACCGACGACCGCGTTGGACGTGACGGTCCAGGCACAGATCCTGGACTTGATCCTGGCGAACACGCGGGAATCCGCGCTGCTGTTCATCACGCACGACCTGGCCGTGGTCGCGACGGTGTGCGAGCGCGTGCTTGTCATGTACGACGGGCAGATCGTGGAATCAGGCATGGTGCGTGACGTCTTCACCGCGCCGGAACACCGCTACACCCAGCAGTTGCTGGCGTCGTCGGACCTCGAAGTCACCGACGAGAACGGCCGGCTCCGGACGGTGTCCCATGATTGA
- a CDS encoding ATP-binding cassette domain-containing protein, which produces MIEVRDLRRTYRGRLGRPPVEALRGVSFDVAAGQRFGIVGESGSGKSTLVRMLAALDTPTGGTISFRGTRIDGVAERKLKFLRDELQIVFQDPMGSLDPRMRVRDIICEPLKRRDDERLAELLDAVGLPQEAASRYPHQFSGGQRQRISIARALAPNPKVLIADEPVSALDVSVRAQILNLLADLVERYELTLVFVSHDLSVVRHVCDTVAVMRRGEIVELGDVEQVYRHPSHEYTRELIAAAPTLRTALARFQEG; this is translated from the coding sequence ATGATTGAGGTCCGTGACCTGCGCCGGACCTACCGGGGACGGCTCGGCCGCCCGCCGGTGGAAGCGTTGCGCGGCGTCTCGTTCGACGTCGCCGCCGGGCAGCGGTTCGGCATCGTCGGCGAGTCCGGCTCCGGCAAGTCCACTCTGGTCCGGATGCTGGCCGCGCTCGACACGCCGACCGGCGGGACGATTTCTTTCCGTGGCACCAGGATCGACGGGGTCGCGGAGCGGAAGCTGAAGTTCCTGCGTGACGAGTTGCAGATCGTGTTCCAGGACCCGATGGGCTCGCTCGATCCGCGGATGCGCGTTCGCGACATCATCTGCGAGCCGCTGAAACGGCGGGACGACGAACGCCTCGCCGAACTGCTGGACGCGGTCGGACTGCCGCAGGAGGCGGCTTCCCGTTACCCGCACCAGTTCTCCGGCGGGCAGCGGCAGCGGATCTCGATCGCCCGTGCGCTCGCGCCGAACCCGAAGGTGCTCATCGCCGACGAGCCGGTGAGCGCGTTGGACGTGTCGGTCCGCGCGCAGATCCTGAACCTGTTGGCGGACTTGGTGGAACGCTACGAGCTCACGCTGGTGTTCGTTTCGCACGACCTGTCCGTGGTACGGCACGTGTGCGACACGGTCGCGGTGATGCGTCGCGGTGAGATCGTCGAACTCGGTGACGTCGAACAGGTCTACCGGCACCCGTCGCACGAGTACACGCGTGAACTGATCGCCGCCGCGCCGACTCTGCGGACCGCGCTGGCCCGTTTCCAGGAAGGATGA
- a CDS encoding aldehyde dehydrogenase family protein produces the protein MFQPPYPPGLPIGPDWVPTPSTTPVHFPYDGSEVAQAPVGTVDLARRAIDEAVAVKKAAAALSSRARRQILTTAADAIAARREEFEQLLVAETGKPLVDCRVEVARTIVTLQASAEEVARLHGETVPLDLLPSGDGMIGYWTRSPIGVVVGIAGFNYPLLLASHKIAPAVAAGCPVVCKPAPATPLATLWLVDVFRKAAVDAGAPAALVQLVTGDVEVGSALVTDRRIGAVSFTGSSAVGHQIARDAAPTKTLLELGSNAAMVVAADADLDAAVDAALRGGFYASGQACISVQRLIVQESVAAEFASKLTDRLGEVVTGDPRDEKTRVSALIDFRSTRRVLDWIDAAVSAGARVAGGGGVDGGVIRPTVLADVPSGVSCWDDEIFGPVVCLRAVSTVEEAFDLVNDSRYGLNASVFTRSLATTHKAIEELEVGAVVVNEVPGFRSDTMPYGGVKDSGIGREGPRFAIEELTVTRMAVIRPS, from the coding sequence ATGTTCCAGCCGCCGTATCCGCCTGGGCTGCCGATCGGCCCGGACTGGGTACCCACGCCCAGCACGACCCCGGTGCACTTCCCGTACGACGGGTCGGAGGTCGCGCAGGCGCCTGTCGGAACAGTGGATCTCGCGCGCCGGGCCATCGACGAGGCCGTTGCGGTCAAGAAGGCCGCTGCGGCGCTGTCGTCCCGTGCCCGCAGGCAGATCCTGACCACGGCAGCGGACGCGATCGCCGCGCGGCGGGAGGAGTTCGAGCAGCTCCTGGTCGCGGAAACCGGCAAACCGCTGGTGGACTGCCGGGTGGAAGTCGCGCGCACGATCGTTACGTTGCAGGCGTCCGCCGAGGAAGTCGCCCGGCTGCACGGCGAAACCGTGCCGCTCGACCTGCTGCCCTCCGGCGACGGCATGATCGGGTACTGGACCCGGAGCCCGATCGGTGTGGTCGTGGGAATCGCGGGCTTCAACTACCCGCTTCTGCTGGCGTCGCACAAGATCGCGCCCGCTGTCGCGGCCGGGTGCCCGGTCGTGTGCAAGCCCGCTCCGGCGACGCCGTTGGCGACGCTGTGGCTGGTCGACGTGTTCCGCAAGGCAGCGGTCGACGCGGGCGCGCCTGCCGCGCTGGTCCAGTTGGTCACCGGGGACGTCGAGGTCGGCTCGGCTTTGGTGACCGACCGGCGGATCGGCGCGGTGTCGTTCACCGGCTCGTCCGCGGTCGGCCACCAGATCGCGCGGGACGCGGCGCCGACCAAGACTTTGCTCGAGCTCGGCTCCAACGCGGCGATGGTCGTCGCGGCCGACGCCGATCTGGACGCGGCCGTGGATGCCGCGCTGCGCGGTGGTTTCTACGCGTCCGGTCAGGCGTGCATCTCGGTCCAGCGGTTGATCGTGCAGGAATCCGTCGCGGCGGAGTTCGCCTCGAAACTGACCGACCGGCTGGGCGAGGTCGTGACCGGTGACCCGCGTGACGAGAAGACCCGCGTGTCGGCGTTGATCGACTTCCGGTCCACGCGGCGCGTCCTTGATTGGATCGACGCGGCTGTGTCCGCCGGGGCGCGGGTGGCCGGCGGCGGTGGCGTGGACGGTGGTGTGATCCGGCCGACGGTGCTCGCCGACGTGCCGTCCGGTGTTTCCTGCTGGGACGACGAGATCTTCGGGCCGGTCGTGTGCCTGCGCGCGGTGTCCACTGTGGAAGAAGCGTTCGACTTGGTGAACGACTCCCGTTACGGGCTGAACGCCTCGGTGTTCACGCGTTCGCTGGCCACCACCCACAAGGCGATCGAGGAACTGGAGGTCGGTGCGGTCGTGGTGAACGAAGTGCCGGGTTTCCGGTCGGACACGATGCCGTACGGCGGTGTGAAGGACTCCGGGATCGGCAGGGAAGGCCCGAGGTTCGCCATCGAGGAGCTGACCGTGACCAGGATGGCGGTGATCCGGCCGTCATGA
- a CDS encoding SDR family NAD(P)-dependent oxidoreductase: MTDYTKLFRLDGRNAVVIGAGSGIGRESALALAAHGASVTCADLNIEAAQETASMIDADAYELDILDPQAVSEAATALGEVDVLVLTAAMNVRKRLLDYSKAEFERVVALNLGASFDVVRAFGAHMVDRGRGSVIGFSSIRGTTVEPGQGVYAATKAGLVQLFRTAAAEFGPAGVRVNAIAPGVVETPLTAQIKSDPGWYQAYADKGALGRWAQPSEMAGAVVYLASDAASFVTGAVIAVDGGWTAVDGRFNPPA; this comes from the coding sequence ATGACCGACTACACCAAGCTGTTCAGACTGGACGGCCGCAACGCTGTCGTGATCGGCGCGGGCAGTGGGATCGGCCGTGAGTCCGCGCTGGCTCTTGCCGCACACGGCGCGTCGGTGACGTGCGCCGACCTGAACATCGAGGCCGCACAGGAAACAGCGTCGATGATCGACGCTGATGCCTACGAGCTCGACATCCTCGACCCGCAAGCCGTCAGCGAAGCCGCTACGGCACTCGGCGAAGTCGATGTGCTCGTGCTGACCGCGGCGATGAACGTCCGCAAGCGCTTGCTCGACTACAGCAAGGCGGAGTTCGAGCGCGTGGTGGCGTTGAACCTCGGTGCGAGCTTCGACGTGGTGCGGGCGTTCGGCGCGCACATGGTCGACCGCGGCCGGGGCAGCGTCATCGGGTTCTCGTCGATCAGGGGAACCACGGTCGAACCGGGCCAAGGTGTCTACGCGGCCACCAAAGCGGGTCTGGTGCAGCTGTTCCGCACGGCCGCCGCCGAGTTCGGCCCGGCCGGTGTCCGGGTCAACGCGATCGCGCCCGGTGTCGTGGAAACCCCGCTGACCGCCCAGATCAAGTCCGACCCCGGCTGGTACCAGGCGTACGCGGACAAGGGCGCCCTCGGCCGCTGGGCGCAACCGTCGGAAATGGCCGGTGCCGTGGTGTACCTGGCTTCGGACGCGGCCAGTTTCGTGACCGGTGCCGTGATCGCCGTCGACGGCGGCTGGACCGCGGTCGACGGCCGCTTCAACCCGCCTGCGTGA
- a CDS encoding amidase: MTDLADHTAVELLAGYRSGLSPVEVAEAVLARIAKHEPTLKAFYTHDPDAVLAAARESGKRWQAGSPQGPLDGVPVTIKENIATEATPVPLGTAATELAPAPADAPAAARVREAGAILLGKTTMPDYGMLTSGLSSFHETSRNPWDTARTPGGSSAGAGAAGAAGYGPLHLGTDIGGSIRLPAAFCGLVGLKPSFGRVPVDPPYIGRVIGPMTKTVADAALLMSVLSQPDARDFTSLPPNDIDWQSLDFAPEGVRVGVHLTAGVGLDVEPDIAAAVTEAARLFEGAGVTVDSIDPFVTREMLDGLDLFWRTRLWTDLMTLPAERFERVLPYISEWARAGGDSSGVDVYRGFSQIDKMTVAALRATEPYDFVVSPTTPVSAFPAEWASPVNDPAKPFEHIGFTVPFNMSGQPSVSVNCGYTAEGQPIGLQITGRRFDDLGVLRMAALFERLRPEQRSAF; the protein is encoded by the coding sequence ATGACTGACCTGGCCGATCACACCGCGGTCGAACTGCTCGCCGGGTACCGTTCGGGGCTGTCGCCGGTCGAGGTCGCCGAAGCGGTGCTCGCCCGGATCGCCAAGCACGAGCCGACGCTGAAGGCGTTCTACACGCACGACCCGGACGCGGTGCTCGCCGCGGCACGGGAATCCGGGAAACGCTGGCAGGCGGGAAGTCCACAAGGGCCGCTGGACGGCGTACCGGTCACGATCAAGGAGAACATCGCGACCGAGGCAACCCCGGTCCCGTTGGGCACGGCGGCGACCGAACTGGCGCCAGCGCCTGCGGACGCTCCCGCGGCTGCGCGTGTCCGGGAAGCCGGTGCGATCCTGCTCGGCAAAACCACGATGCCGGACTACGGCATGCTCACGTCCGGCCTGTCCAGCTTCCACGAAACCTCCCGCAACCCGTGGGACACCGCACGGACTCCGGGCGGGTCGAGCGCGGGTGCGGGCGCTGCCGGTGCGGCCGGATACGGGCCGCTGCACCTGGGAACGGACATCGGCGGTTCGATCCGGCTACCGGCGGCGTTCTGCGGACTGGTCGGGTTGAAGCCGAGTTTCGGCCGGGTGCCGGTGGACCCGCCGTACATCGGCCGCGTCATCGGGCCGATGACCAAGACGGTCGCCGACGCGGCGCTGCTGATGAGCGTGCTGTCCCAGCCGGACGCCCGCGACTTCACCAGCCTGCCACCGAACGACATCGACTGGCAGTCTCTGGACTTCGCGCCGGAAGGCGTGCGCGTCGGCGTGCACCTGACAGCCGGTGTCGGGCTGGACGTCGAACCGGACATCGCCGCGGCGGTCACCGAGGCGGCCCGGCTGTTCGAGGGCGCCGGTGTCACCGTCGACTCGATCGACCCGTTCGTCACCAGGGAGATGCTCGACGGTCTCGACCTGTTCTGGCGAACCAGGCTGTGGACGGACCTGATGACGTTGCCCGCCGAACGGTTCGAGCGCGTGCTGCCGTACATCTCCGAGTGGGCGCGGGCAGGCGGTGATTCGTCCGGTGTGGACGTGTACCGAGGCTTCTCGCAGATCGACAAGATGACCGTGGCCGCCTTGCGGGCGACCGAGCCGTACGACTTCGTGGTGTCGCCGACGACACCGGTGTCCGCGTTCCCCGCGGAGTGGGCCTCGCCGGTCAACGACCCGGCCAAGCCGTTCGAGCACATCGGGTTCACCGTGCCGTTCAACATGTCCGGCCAGCCGTCGGTGTCGGTCAACTGCGGGTACACCGCCGAGGGCCAGCCGATCGGCCTGCAGATCACCGGCCGCCGCTTCGACGACCTCGGCGTGCTCAGGATGGCTGCCCTGTTCGAACGACTGCGACCGGAACAGCGATCAGCCTTCTGA
- a CDS encoding DUF998 domain-containing protein has translation MNERMTRLLAGSALLWMVVGISVAVYLEIVYAGTVHQTFSEYVHTGQGARLAGVAMLAVGFSSLAAAGALWSAGGPRSAYWLILVWGVGLAVLAIFPQEPADQALTWHGAIHRHAALAGLITLPLAGLLLSRQWPLLVPFSIVSFAALAVFVLTFVVPGWRGHSGIAERFVLGVDIGIVGVLIRRLIAVPVAVVRTGQPS, from the coding sequence ATGAACGAGCGAATGACCCGGCTGCTGGCCGGATCCGCGTTGCTCTGGATGGTCGTCGGCATCAGCGTGGCGGTGTACTTGGAAATCGTCTACGCGGGCACCGTCCACCAGACTTTCAGCGAGTACGTCCACACAGGTCAGGGCGCTCGGCTCGCCGGCGTCGCGATGCTGGCGGTCGGGTTCTCCTCGCTGGCGGCTGCCGGTGCGCTGTGGTCGGCGGGCGGCCCGAGGTCCGCGTACTGGCTGATCCTGGTGTGGGGCGTCGGCCTCGCGGTGCTGGCGATCTTCCCGCAGGAACCGGCCGACCAGGCACTGACCTGGCACGGCGCCATCCACCGGCACGCCGCGCTGGCCGGCCTGATCACGTTGCCGCTGGCCGGTCTGCTGTTGTCACGGCAGTGGCCGCTGCTCGTACCGTTCTCGATCGTGAGCTTCGCGGCGCTCGCGGTCTTCGTGCTGACCTTCGTCGTGCCGGGCTGGCGCGGCCACAGCGGGATCGCCGAGCGGTTCGTGCTCGGCGTCGACATCGGCATCGTCGGCGTGCTGATCAGAAGGCTGATCGCTGTTCCGGTCGCAGTCGTTCGAACAGGGCAGCCATCCTGA
- a CDS encoding sensor histidine kinase produces the protein MGIAKASVTGRDRDMGPPLGWWRGPAWLGWVLLISGLCVWSYNMWLVWIQVSNGLVGLIVVLVEFIAVVSIRHRPLTAVRIAAAATVFAAVVARPIQRPVGLVHSWPIDAYLVPAGIVVALAIARAQRRDMGGIASLASAAVVIATTLVAPRYGLDAMAGPLTGLVVAITTGYALNDSRLARKETEQERQKRSNLQQRTRIARELHDVIGHHLSMIAVRTDSAQYRISGVTPEIQEEFTALGTAAREALTEARRLIGVLREDGAEAEHFPQPAVDDIADLVRSAAASGARVELDIDDPLPAVPAVVGLAAYRIVQESLSNAMRHSPGAPITVCVTASGKGIEVSIDNGPSGHVSTAGGGTGLAGISERVGMVGGECTAGRRADGGFRVWARLPG, from the coding sequence ATGGGGATCGCCAAGGCGTCGGTGACCGGCCGTGACCGGGACATGGGCCCGCCGCTGGGCTGGTGGCGCGGTCCCGCGTGGCTCGGCTGGGTGCTGCTGATCAGCGGGCTGTGCGTCTGGTCGTACAACATGTGGCTGGTCTGGATCCAGGTGAGCAACGGCCTGGTCGGGCTGATCGTGGTGCTCGTGGAGTTCATCGCCGTGGTGTCGATCCGGCACAGGCCGTTGACCGCGGTGCGGATCGCCGCCGCCGCGACTGTCTTCGCGGCGGTCGTCGCCAGGCCGATCCAGCGCCCCGTCGGGCTCGTGCACTCATGGCCGATCGACGCGTACCTGGTTCCCGCCGGGATCGTCGTCGCGCTGGCCATCGCACGTGCCCAGCGGCGGGACATGGGCGGCATCGCGAGCCTGGCGAGCGCGGCGGTGGTGATCGCGACGACCCTGGTGGCGCCGCGCTACGGCCTCGACGCGATGGCCGGACCGCTCACCGGACTGGTCGTCGCCATCACCACCGGGTACGCGTTGAACGATTCCCGCCTCGCCAGGAAGGAAACCGAACAGGAGCGGCAGAAGCGGTCGAACCTGCAGCAGCGGACCAGGATCGCGCGGGAACTGCACGACGTGATCGGGCACCACCTGTCGATGATCGCCGTGCGCACCGACAGCGCGCAGTACCGGATTTCCGGGGTGACACCGGAGATCCAGGAGGAGTTCACGGCTCTCGGCACGGCCGCGCGGGAGGCGCTGACCGAGGCCCGCAGGCTGATCGGCGTCCTGCGCGAGGACGGCGCCGAAGCCGAGCACTTCCCCCAGCCCGCCGTGGATGATATTGCTGACCTCGTGCGATCCGCCGCGGCTTCAGGTGCTCGCGTCGAACTCGACATCGACGATCCGCTCCCAGCCGTGCCCGCCGTCGTCGGGCTCGCTGCGTACCGGATCGTCCAGGAGTCGTTGAGCAACGCCATGCGGCACAGCCCAGGCGCGCCGATCACCGTGTGCGTCACGGCGTCCGGCAAGGGCATCGAAGTGTCCATCGACAATGGACCTTCCGGTCACGTGTCGACCGCAGGCGGGGGAACCGGGCTCGCGGGGATCTCCGAACGGGTCGGCATGGTCGGCGGCGAGTGCACGGCAGGGCGCCGTGCGGACGGGGGATTTCGGGTATGGGCGAGACTGCCCGGTTGA